One Coturnix japonica isolate 7356 chromosome 20, Coturnix japonica 2.1, whole genome shotgun sequence genomic window carries:
- the ADNP gene encoding activity-dependent neuroprotector homeobox protein isoform X2, whose product MMPRKAFLSQKEKQARARERDMLKKRRRRQDYLKRSVDPQKNAETIKWHRDDEKRRENEQVKDKDIKKRWRQDERDRRKNVDTMNWRREDEKRENERETMFQLPVNNLGSLRKARKTVKKILSDIGLEYCKEHIEDFKQFEPNDFYLKNTTWEDVGLWDPSLTKNQDYRTKPFCCSACPFSSKFFSAYKSHFRNVHSEDFENRILLNCPYCTFNADKKTLETHIKIFHAPNASTPSGGISTFKDKNKHDSLKPKQADSVEQAVYYCKKCTYRDPLYEIVRKHIYREHFQHVAAPYVAKGGEKSLNGAVPLSSSTREEGSIHCKRCLFMPKSYEALVQHVIEDHERIGYQVTAMIGHTNVVVPRSKPLMLIAPKPQDKKPMGLPQRMGPLSPGSVRSLSSQQMMNRLTIPKPTLNSAGVNMMSNVHLQQNNYGVKSVPPSYVGQPGGRLSLSGNAPVSIPQQSQTMKFSSGNGRPYTLGEQRSQASARYSLQSANSTSLSSAQLKQTSLSQSQAASRVLGQSGSKSPVAATGPSSVNTSSTQKWKICTICNELFPENVYSVHFEKEHKAEKVPAVANYIMKIHNFTSKCLYCNRYLPTDTLLNHMLIHGLSCPYCRSTFNDVEKMAAHMRMVHIDEEMGPKTDSTLTFDLTLQQGSLTNIHLLVTTYNLRDAPAESVAYHAQNTPPVPPKPQPKIQEKSDVPVKSSPQAAVPYKKDVGKTLCPLCFSILKGPISDALAHHLRERHQVIQTVHPVEKKLTYKCIHCLGVYTSNMTASTITLHLVHCRGVGKTQNGQDKGTSSSRLSQSAGVAPVKRTYEHMEFSLMKRRKMDDDDSPSAFEEKPEEPVVLALDPKGHEDDSYEARKTFLTKYFNKQPYPTRREIEKLAASLWLWKSDIASHFSNKRKKCVRDCEKYKPGVLLGFNMKELNKVKHEMDFDAEWLFENHDEKNSRVNVSKTVDKKINIEKDNESSSDSYENIEEEYNESSSPFGPHISDIGEKASPGSIAENPEDGISKEIIEENTSPPPEKSDQKQEESSKYEEIISAEEQTKLAGDVSDSEGYQDDQDDAAEWKDGASQSESGPGSQQVSDFEDNTSEVKPEVWTDESSQSEDAGSSKPTAETKGGGSESDEEQSKWKNRSYGKVEEFWAKDQSQWKNASEIEESLSNQQMEWQNSTIDSEDGDHFDNVTDGVAEPMHSSLSGVELSSQQA is encoded by the exons AAACTATGTTCCAACTTCCTGTCAACAACCTTGGCAGTTTAAGAAAGGCCCggaaaactgtgaaaaaaatacttagTGACATTGGTTTGGAATACTGTAAAGAACACATAGAA GATTTTAAGCAGTTTGAACCTAATgacttttatttgaaaaacactACGTGGGAAGATGTAGGATTGTGGGACCCATCGCTTACAAAAAATCAG gACTACCGGACAAAGCCCTTTTGCTGCAGTGCATGTCCATTTTCCTCGAAGTTCTTTTCAGCGTACAAAAGCCACTTCCGGAATGTCCATAGCGAAGACTTTGAAAATCGGATTCTCCTTAATTGTCCATACTGTACTTTCAATGCGGACAAAAAGACTTTGGAAACgcacattaaaatatttcatgctcCAAATGCCAGTACACCAAGTGGAGGCATCAGCacttttaaagataaaaacaagcaTGATAGCCTTAAACCTAAGCAGGCTGACAGTGTAGAACAAGCTGTTTATTACTGTAAGAAGTGCACTTACCGAGATCCGCTGTATGAAATTGTTAGAAAGCACATTTACAGGGAACATTTTCAGCATGTAGCTGCTCCTTACGTAGCAAAGGGAGGTGAAAAGTCACTCAATGGTGCCGTTCCATTAAGTTCCAGTACCCGGGAGGAGGGTAGTATTCACTGCAAACGATGCCTTTTTATGCCGAAATCATATGAAGCTTTAGTACAGCATGTTATTGAAGACCATGAACGTATAGGGTATCAAGTGACAGCGATGATAGGTCACACTAATGTAGTGGTTCCAAGATCTAAACCTTTGATGCTAATAGCTCCAAAACCACAGGACAAAAAGCCTATGGGACTCCCTCAGAGGATGGGTCCCCTTTCCCCTGGGAGCGTTCGATCTCTTTCATCACAGCAAATGATGAACAGACTCACTATACCAAAGCCTACGTTAAATTCTGCAGGAGTAAATATGATGTCAAATGTTCACTTACAGCAAAACAATTACGGAGTCAAATCAGTGCCACCAAGTTATGTTGGTCAGCCAGGGGGAAGGCTGAGCTTAAGTGGTAATGCACCAGTTTCTATTCCACAGCAGTCTCAAACAATGAAGTTTTCGAGTGGAAATGGAAGGCCTTATACTCTTGGTGAACAGAGATCTCAGGCCTCAGCAAGATACTCTCTTCAGTCTGCCAATTCAACTTCCTTGTCATCAGCTCAGTTGAAACAAACGTCGTTATCTCAGTCACAGGCAGCTTCGAGAGTGTTAGGTCAGTCTGGCTCAAAATCTCCTGTAGCTGCTACAGGTCCTTCTTCTGTCAACACATCATCCACACAAAAGTGGAAAATCTGTACAATCTGTAATGAGCTGTTTCCTGAAAATGTGTATAGCGTCCACTTTGAAAAGGAGCACAAGGCCGAAAAGGTGCCTGCAGTAGCTAActatataatgaaaatacacaATTTTACTAGCAAATGTCTATACTGTAATCGCTATTTACCCACTGATACATTGCTTAATCATATGTTAATACATGGTTTGTCTTGTCCGTATTGCCGCTCAACCTTCAATGATGTTGAAAAGATGGCTGCTCATATGCGAATGGTTCACATTGATGAAGAAATGGGACCTAAAACTGATTCCACTTTAACATTTGATTTGACGCTGCAGCAGGGCAGTCTCACAAACATACACCTTCTTGTAACGACCTACAACCTGAGAGATGCTCCTGCTGAATCTGTAGCTTACCATGCTCAGAACACCCCTCCAGTTCCTCCAAAACCACAGCCGAAAATCCAGGAGAAGTCTGATGTACCTGTGAAAAGTTCTCCACAAGCAGCAGTTCcctacaagaaagatgtggggAAAACTCTCTGTCCTCTGTGCTTTTCAATCCTAAAAGGACCCATCTCTGATGCACTTGCACATCATCTACGGGAGAGGCATCAAGTTATTCAGACGGTTCATCCAGTTGAGAAGAAGCTAACCTACAAATGCATTCATTGCCTTGGTGTGTATACCAGTAACATGACTGCTTCAACTATAACGTTGCAccttgttcactgcagaggTGTTGGGAAGACTCAGAATGGCCAGGACAAAGGTACGTCGTCATCTCGGCTCAGTCAGTCTGCAGGTGTAGCGCCTGTAAAACGTACTTATGAACACATGGAATTCTCTCtgatgaagagaaggaaaatggatgATGACGACTCCCCCTCTGCCTTTGAGGAGAAGCCTGAGGAACCGGTAGTTCTAGCGTTGGACCCCAAGGGTCATGAAGATGATTCCTATGAAGCCAGGAAAACGTTTctcacaaaatatttcaacaagCAACCATATCCAACTAGGAGAGAGATAGAGAAGCTGGCTGCCAGTTTGTGGCTATGGAAATCTGATATTGCATCCCACTtcagcaacaaaaggaaaaaatgtgttagAGATTGTGAAAAATACAAACCTGGTGTGCTGCTTGGTTTCAATATGAAAGAATTGAACAAAGTTAAACATGAGATGGATTTTGATGCTGAATGGTTGTTTGAAAACCACGACGAAAAGAATTCCAGAGTTAATGTTAGTAAGACTgttgataaaaaaataaacatagaaaAAGACAATGAAAGTTCATCAGACAGCTATGAGAATATAGAAGAGGAATACAATGAAAGCAGTAGTCCGTTTGGTCCACATATTTCTGACATTGGTGAGAAAGCGTCTCCTGGTAGCATAGCAGAGAACCCAGAGGATGGCATATCCAAGGAGATCattgaagaaaatacttcacCACCTCCAGAAAAGTCTGATCAGAAACAAGAAGAGAGCTCTAAATATGAGGAGATTATTTCTGCCGAAGAGCAGACAAAACTGGCTGGTGATGTTTCAGATAGTGAAGGTTATCAGGATGATCAAGATGATGCTGCTGAATGGAAAGATGGAGCTTCACAGTCTGAAAGTGGACCTGGTTCTCAGCAGGTTTCTGATTTTGAAGATAACACATCAGAAGTAAAGCCAGAAGTGTGGACAGATGAATCCTCACAAAGTGAAGATGCTGGTAGCAGTAAACCGACTGCCGAGACAAAAGGAGGTGGATCTGAGAGTGATGAAGAGCAGTCAAAGTGGAAGAATCGTTCCTATGGAAAAGTAGAAGAGTTCTGGGCTAAGGACCAGTCGCAATGGAAAAATGCATCAGAGATTGAGGAGAGCTTGTCAAATCAGCAGATGGAATGGCAGAATAGCACAATTGACAGTGAGGATGGAGATCATTTTGACAATGTGACTGATGGGGTAGCAGAACCAATGCACAGCAGCTTATCCGGCGTGGAGCTGAGCAGTCAGCAAGCATAA
- the ADNP gene encoding activity-dependent neuroprotector homeobox protein isoform X1, with product MEYCMLGTSAFHKVQQQLMMPRKAFLSQKEKQARARERDMLKKRRRRQDYLKRSVDPQKNAETIKWHRDDEKRRENEQVKDKDIKKRWRQDERDRRKNVDTMNWRREDEKRENERETMFQLPVNNLGSLRKARKTVKKILSDIGLEYCKEHIEDFKQFEPNDFYLKNTTWEDVGLWDPSLTKNQDYRTKPFCCSACPFSSKFFSAYKSHFRNVHSEDFENRILLNCPYCTFNADKKTLETHIKIFHAPNASTPSGGISTFKDKNKHDSLKPKQADSVEQAVYYCKKCTYRDPLYEIVRKHIYREHFQHVAAPYVAKGGEKSLNGAVPLSSSTREEGSIHCKRCLFMPKSYEALVQHVIEDHERIGYQVTAMIGHTNVVVPRSKPLMLIAPKPQDKKPMGLPQRMGPLSPGSVRSLSSQQMMNRLTIPKPTLNSAGVNMMSNVHLQQNNYGVKSVPPSYVGQPGGRLSLSGNAPVSIPQQSQTMKFSSGNGRPYTLGEQRSQASARYSLQSANSTSLSSAQLKQTSLSQSQAASRVLGQSGSKSPVAATGPSSVNTSSTQKWKICTICNELFPENVYSVHFEKEHKAEKVPAVANYIMKIHNFTSKCLYCNRYLPTDTLLNHMLIHGLSCPYCRSTFNDVEKMAAHMRMVHIDEEMGPKTDSTLTFDLTLQQGSLTNIHLLVTTYNLRDAPAESVAYHAQNTPPVPPKPQPKIQEKSDVPVKSSPQAAVPYKKDVGKTLCPLCFSILKGPISDALAHHLRERHQVIQTVHPVEKKLTYKCIHCLGVYTSNMTASTITLHLVHCRGVGKTQNGQDKGTSSSRLSQSAGVAPVKRTYEHMEFSLMKRRKMDDDDSPSAFEEKPEEPVVLALDPKGHEDDSYEARKTFLTKYFNKQPYPTRREIEKLAASLWLWKSDIASHFSNKRKKCVRDCEKYKPGVLLGFNMKELNKVKHEMDFDAEWLFENHDEKNSRVNVSKTVDKKINIEKDNESSSDSYENIEEEYNESSSPFGPHISDIGEKASPGSIAENPEDGISKEIIEENTSPPPEKSDQKQEESSKYEEIISAEEQTKLAGDVSDSEGYQDDQDDAAEWKDGASQSESGPGSQQVSDFEDNTSEVKPEVWTDESSQSEDAGSSKPTAETKGGGSESDEEQSKWKNRSYGKVEEFWAKDQSQWKNASEIEESLSNQQMEWQNSTIDSEDGDHFDNVTDGVAEPMHSSLSGVELSSQQA from the exons AAACTATGTTCCAACTTCCTGTCAACAACCTTGGCAGTTTAAGAAAGGCCCggaaaactgtgaaaaaaatacttagTGACATTGGTTTGGAATACTGTAAAGAACACATAGAA GATTTTAAGCAGTTTGAACCTAATgacttttatttgaaaaacactACGTGGGAAGATGTAGGATTGTGGGACCCATCGCTTACAAAAAATCAG gACTACCGGACAAAGCCCTTTTGCTGCAGTGCATGTCCATTTTCCTCGAAGTTCTTTTCAGCGTACAAAAGCCACTTCCGGAATGTCCATAGCGAAGACTTTGAAAATCGGATTCTCCTTAATTGTCCATACTGTACTTTCAATGCGGACAAAAAGACTTTGGAAACgcacattaaaatatttcatgctcCAAATGCCAGTACACCAAGTGGAGGCATCAGCacttttaaagataaaaacaagcaTGATAGCCTTAAACCTAAGCAGGCTGACAGTGTAGAACAAGCTGTTTATTACTGTAAGAAGTGCACTTACCGAGATCCGCTGTATGAAATTGTTAGAAAGCACATTTACAGGGAACATTTTCAGCATGTAGCTGCTCCTTACGTAGCAAAGGGAGGTGAAAAGTCACTCAATGGTGCCGTTCCATTAAGTTCCAGTACCCGGGAGGAGGGTAGTATTCACTGCAAACGATGCCTTTTTATGCCGAAATCATATGAAGCTTTAGTACAGCATGTTATTGAAGACCATGAACGTATAGGGTATCAAGTGACAGCGATGATAGGTCACACTAATGTAGTGGTTCCAAGATCTAAACCTTTGATGCTAATAGCTCCAAAACCACAGGACAAAAAGCCTATGGGACTCCCTCAGAGGATGGGTCCCCTTTCCCCTGGGAGCGTTCGATCTCTTTCATCACAGCAAATGATGAACAGACTCACTATACCAAAGCCTACGTTAAATTCTGCAGGAGTAAATATGATGTCAAATGTTCACTTACAGCAAAACAATTACGGAGTCAAATCAGTGCCACCAAGTTATGTTGGTCAGCCAGGGGGAAGGCTGAGCTTAAGTGGTAATGCACCAGTTTCTATTCCACAGCAGTCTCAAACAATGAAGTTTTCGAGTGGAAATGGAAGGCCTTATACTCTTGGTGAACAGAGATCTCAGGCCTCAGCAAGATACTCTCTTCAGTCTGCCAATTCAACTTCCTTGTCATCAGCTCAGTTGAAACAAACGTCGTTATCTCAGTCACAGGCAGCTTCGAGAGTGTTAGGTCAGTCTGGCTCAAAATCTCCTGTAGCTGCTACAGGTCCTTCTTCTGTCAACACATCATCCACACAAAAGTGGAAAATCTGTACAATCTGTAATGAGCTGTTTCCTGAAAATGTGTATAGCGTCCACTTTGAAAAGGAGCACAAGGCCGAAAAGGTGCCTGCAGTAGCTAActatataatgaaaatacacaATTTTACTAGCAAATGTCTATACTGTAATCGCTATTTACCCACTGATACATTGCTTAATCATATGTTAATACATGGTTTGTCTTGTCCGTATTGCCGCTCAACCTTCAATGATGTTGAAAAGATGGCTGCTCATATGCGAATGGTTCACATTGATGAAGAAATGGGACCTAAAACTGATTCCACTTTAACATTTGATTTGACGCTGCAGCAGGGCAGTCTCACAAACATACACCTTCTTGTAACGACCTACAACCTGAGAGATGCTCCTGCTGAATCTGTAGCTTACCATGCTCAGAACACCCCTCCAGTTCCTCCAAAACCACAGCCGAAAATCCAGGAGAAGTCTGATGTACCTGTGAAAAGTTCTCCACAAGCAGCAGTTCcctacaagaaagatgtggggAAAACTCTCTGTCCTCTGTGCTTTTCAATCCTAAAAGGACCCATCTCTGATGCACTTGCACATCATCTACGGGAGAGGCATCAAGTTATTCAGACGGTTCATCCAGTTGAGAAGAAGCTAACCTACAAATGCATTCATTGCCTTGGTGTGTATACCAGTAACATGACTGCTTCAACTATAACGTTGCAccttgttcactgcagaggTGTTGGGAAGACTCAGAATGGCCAGGACAAAGGTACGTCGTCATCTCGGCTCAGTCAGTCTGCAGGTGTAGCGCCTGTAAAACGTACTTATGAACACATGGAATTCTCTCtgatgaagagaaggaaaatggatgATGACGACTCCCCCTCTGCCTTTGAGGAGAAGCCTGAGGAACCGGTAGTTCTAGCGTTGGACCCCAAGGGTCATGAAGATGATTCCTATGAAGCCAGGAAAACGTTTctcacaaaatatttcaacaagCAACCATATCCAACTAGGAGAGAGATAGAGAAGCTGGCTGCCAGTTTGTGGCTATGGAAATCTGATATTGCATCCCACTtcagcaacaaaaggaaaaaatgtgttagAGATTGTGAAAAATACAAACCTGGTGTGCTGCTTGGTTTCAATATGAAAGAATTGAACAAAGTTAAACATGAGATGGATTTTGATGCTGAATGGTTGTTTGAAAACCACGACGAAAAGAATTCCAGAGTTAATGTTAGTAAGACTgttgataaaaaaataaacatagaaaAAGACAATGAAAGTTCATCAGACAGCTATGAGAATATAGAAGAGGAATACAATGAAAGCAGTAGTCCGTTTGGTCCACATATTTCTGACATTGGTGAGAAAGCGTCTCCTGGTAGCATAGCAGAGAACCCAGAGGATGGCATATCCAAGGAGATCattgaagaaaatacttcacCACCTCCAGAAAAGTCTGATCAGAAACAAGAAGAGAGCTCTAAATATGAGGAGATTATTTCTGCCGAAGAGCAGACAAAACTGGCTGGTGATGTTTCAGATAGTGAAGGTTATCAGGATGATCAAGATGATGCTGCTGAATGGAAAGATGGAGCTTCACAGTCTGAAAGTGGACCTGGTTCTCAGCAGGTTTCTGATTTTGAAGATAACACATCAGAAGTAAAGCCAGAAGTGTGGACAGATGAATCCTCACAAAGTGAAGATGCTGGTAGCAGTAAACCGACTGCCGAGACAAAAGGAGGTGGATCTGAGAGTGATGAAGAGCAGTCAAAGTGGAAGAATCGTTCCTATGGAAAAGTAGAAGAGTTCTGGGCTAAGGACCAGTCGCAATGGAAAAATGCATCAGAGATTGAGGAGAGCTTGTCAAATCAGCAGATGGAATGGCAGAATAGCACAATTGACAGTGAGGATGGAGATCATTTTGACAATGTGACTGATGGGGTAGCAGAACCAATGCACAGCAGCTTATCCGGCGTGGAGCTGAGCAGTCAGCAAGCATAA